One region of Actinomycetota bacterium genomic DNA includes:
- a CDS encoding HD domain-containing phosphohydrolase, with amino-acid sequence ISTVLNAGICLLMFYDPEKDALVAQEPAVGLTKNKIDALVIPMKAGGSLVSVFQEDKPFISNSVLKDPSTKKFFHGYDIKNLVIMPLKGRAKMMGVMCVANKKGGFTQRDLELLTTSARQTAIYAERTQFYEATKRNAKQSMLLHRLSKDLSSTLDLKVLQKLIVENVVHLLDAHKCSLMLVDEESGQLTVCATHGLDDEITRNTYTEAQERVARWVAETGRTLLLANSNDPRFQDVKYKGGVCSVLSVPLKVKDKVIGVLNAGSLCPHQFTKEDLRILSTLASEVAIAIHNAQLFAEIEELYLDTMKAMVRAIEAKDPYTRGHSERVTDYALAIAEELDLSEKEKELLYTAGLLHDIGKIGIGEEILLKPGKLTKEEYDVVKRHPLIGTQILGTIKALREAIPLILHHHEHYDGSGYVSGLKGEDIPLSSRILAVADAFEAMTSHRPYRKALGFQEAIEELKKNAGTQFDPIIVEAFMRVVGVSDISRD; translated from the coding sequence AAAATTGATGCCTTGGTAATTCCCATGAAAGCGGGGGGATCTTTAGTTTCCGTTTTCCAAGAAGATAAGCCCTTCATCTCGAACAGCGTCTTGAAGGATCCTTCGACAAAGAAATTCTTCCATGGGTATGACATAAAAAACCTCGTCATTATGCCCCTCAAGGGTAGAGCGAAAATGATGGGAGTCATGTGCGTCGCAAACAAAAAAGGTGGATTTACGCAAAGGGATTTAGAGCTACTAACCACATCGGCGAGGCAGACTGCAATCTATGCCGAAAGAACTCAATTCTATGAAGCAACGAAGCGCAATGCCAAGCAATCGATGCTGCTTCACAGGCTGAGCAAGGATTTGTCCTCCACCTTGGATTTAAAAGTCCTGCAAAAATTAATTGTTGAAAATGTGGTTCATCTTTTAGATGCCCACAAGTGCTCCTTGATGCTTGTAGATGAGGAAAGTGGACAGCTCACCGTCTGCGCCACCCACGGTCTGGACGACGAAATTACACGGAATACTTATACGGAGGCTCAAGAGAGAGTTGCAAGATGGGTAGCCGAAACGGGTAGAACACTACTCCTTGCGAATTCCAATGATCCAAGATTTCAAGATGTCAAATACAAAGGAGGGGTATGCTCGGTACTCTCCGTACCTCTTAAAGTGAAAGATAAGGTCATCGGCGTTCTTAATGCAGGTTCCCTCTGTCCTCACCAATTCACTAAGGAGGATTTGAGGATACTCTCCACATTAGCCAGCGAAGTAGCCATTGCCATTCACAATGCGCAACTATTCGCTGAAATCGAGGAGCTATATCTAGATACGATGAAGGCTATGGTCAGGGCCATTGAAGCCAAGGATCCATATACCAGAGGGCACTCAGAGCGGGTGACGGATTACGCATTGGCAATTGCCGAAGAACTTGATCTTTCGGAAAAAGAAAAAGAATTATTATACACCGCCGGTCTGCTCCACGATATCGGTAAGATAGGCATCGGAGAGGAAATTCTATTAAAGCCCGGCAAGCTCACCAAAGAGGAATACGATGTAGTAAAGAGACATCCCCTGATCGGAACACAAATCCTTGGAACCATCAAAGCTTTACGCGAAGCTATTCCTTTGATCCTCCATCACCACGAACATTACGATGGAAGTGGTTATGTATCCGGACTCAAAGGAGAGGATATCCCCCTCAGCTCCCGGATACTCGCCGTAGCCGATGCCTTTGAGGCCATGACCTCCCATCGTCCCTACAGAAAAGCCCTCGGCTTTCAAGAGGCAATTGAAGAATTGAAGAAGAACGCCGGAACCCAATTCGACCCCATTATAGTAGAAGCATTCATGAGGGTAGTTGGGGTTTCGGATATATCAAGAGATTAA